In Providencia hangzhouensis, the DNA window GGTGATTTAATTGTTGCCGATGAAGAAGGCGTATTAATTATTCCTAAAAATGTAGAGTCTTACGTTATTGAACATGCATTTGAAAAACAAAAAATGGAGAATAAAGTACAAAAAGAAATAGCGAATGGAATGGGTGCTGTAGAAGCATATAATAAATTTGGCGTCATGTGATAAACATAAAATAGATATGTCTATTAAATTGAATAATAAACATATCATTATATCAAAGGTGATTTATGTTTAAAAAAATAAGATGGAATTTAGTTTTATTTATTTCTCTTGGAGGAATGATAAACTATATGGATCGCTCTGCATTTGCTATTGCAGCTCCTGTTTTTTCTAAAGATTTAAACTTAACACCAAGTGAAATGGGTATACTTTTCAGTAGTTTTTCTATTGGATATGCTTTATTTAATTTCATTGGCGGATACGCATCAGATAAATATGGTCCCAAAAAGGTTTTTGCCGTAAGTATGGCTCTTTGGTCTATCTTTTGCGGCATGATCGGGGTAACTGTTGGTTTTATCTCTATGCTTATTATCCGAACTTTATTTGGTGCAGCTGAAGGCCCCTTTGCAGCAACACTCAATAAAATGGTTAATAACTGGTTCCCTAAAAAAGAAGTTGCTACTGCTATAGGTATAGCAACTGCTGGTAATCCAATAGGTGGAGCTATTGCTGGCCCTATAATGGGAATATTAATAATTACAACTGGTTGGCGTGTTGCATTTTTTATACTTGCTGCAATAGGCTTTATATGGCTAATTGGGTGGTTAAAAATAGCTAAAGATAAACCGGAACAACATAAAAAAATATCAAAAGAAGAATTAGAATATATTTTATCTGACGATAATAATGTAGAATCAAAAACCACAAATACTATATCTAAACCATTATCTTTTTATATAAAGAGTCCGACTATATTAGCAACAACTCTTGCATTCTTCAGTTTGAATTATATTTTATTTTTCTTTTTATCATGGTTTCCGAGTTACTTATCTAATGTTCAAAATCTCAGTATAAAAGATATGAGTATAGTAAGTATTATACCTTGGCTATTAGGTGCTATTGGAATGGCTCTAGGGGGAATACTTTGTGACTTTGTTTTAAAGAAAACAAATAAACCATTATTCTCCAGAAAAATCGTGTTGGTTAGTTGTCTAGGAATATCGGCAATCCTTGTCTTTCTTGTCGGTAATGTTACTCGTGTTGAAAGTGCCGTAGCACTCATGGCATTCGGAATATTTTTCTTATATTTATCTGCTACAACCTATTGGGCAATTCTACAAGATACCGTTGCAAAAAATAATATTGGTGCAGTTGGTGGATTTGTACACGCAATGGCAAATGTTGCCGGAATTTTAGGCCCTATTATTACAGGCTATATCATTGAATGGTCTGGAATGTATAGCATCGCATTTTTTGTGGCAGGTGGAATCGGTATTGTTGGCGCAATCAGTGTCGCATTATATGTAAAACCACTAAATCTCACTAACTAAGAAATTTTCAAATTAAAAGGTTAATAATTATGAAACTAGGATTTGGTTTATATCGACATATGCTTAATGATGAACATTATGCTTTTGCAAAACAATGTGGAGCAACTCATATCGTTGTTCATATGGTCGACTACTTTAACAGTAATGAACGATTTTCACGTAGCGACCAGCCAATTGGCGATAATGATGGCTGGGGAACGGCTGTTGGTGATGTCTGGACAGTAGATGAACTAATAAAAATCCGTGACCGGATGCAAGAGTTTGGCTTAACATTTTATGCAATTGAAAATTTCGACCCTTGCCACTGGGATGATATTTTGTTTGACGGTCCTAAAAAATTAGAACAGCTTGAAGTCGTCAAAAACATTATTAGAAATGTAGGGAAAGCAGGTATTCCTGTCTTTGGATATAATTTCAGTCTGGCAGGAGTCGCAGGGCGAGTTATCGAAAACAAAGCACGAGGAGGTGCTCAAACTGTTGGTTTATCTGGCATCAACGAAGACATTCTAGAGCCAATGCCGGATAATATGGCATGGAATATGAAAATCAATAACCATAGTGCTGGTTATCGTCCTGAAACAACAACAGAGCAACTCTGGGAAAGGTTAACCTGGTTCTTAAACCATATTATCCCTGTCGCTGAAGAAGCAGGCGTTCGCCTAGCTGCTCATCCAGACGATCCTCCACTAGAGTTTGTCAGAGGTCAACCAAGGCTCGTCAATCAACCTCACTTATATCAAAAATTACTAGATATAAAACCAAGTAAATCAAATGCGCTAGAGTTTTGTCTTGGAACCATTGCCGAAATGTCTGAGGGCAACGTTTACGAAGCAGTACAACAATATGCAAGTCAAGATGCGATGGCATACGTCCATTTTAGGAACGTTAAAGGTAAAGTGCCACACTATCATGAAACCTTCATTGATGAGGGCGATATTGATATGTTGAAGGTATTAGCAATATTAAAAGAAAATAATTATACAGGTGTATTAATCCCTGACCATACGCCACAAATGTCATGTGATGCGCCATGGCACGCAGGTATGGCTTATGCGATGGGATATATGCAAGCATTACTTAAAGTACTGAAATAATATATAAATAATGCTCCATGCACTATTTTGATAAATGTGCATGGAGAGCTTTATACGAACAATTTATTCCCTCGCCAACGCATCAATTGGGTTCAAGCGAGCTGCATTTCGAGCAGGTAAAAAGCCAAAAATAATGCCAATGGCTGTTGAACAAACAAAGGCACTGACTAATGCCACCGGGTCAAAAGAAAAAGTCCAGCCTGGTAGTGCCATTTGAGCCAATAAACTAATCCCATACGATAGGCCAATCCCCATCAACCCGCCCATTAAACAGACTAGTACGGCTTCGATAAGAAATTGCTGCATCACATCGCTAGTCCTAGCCCCTACCGCCATGCGAATACCAATTTCTCGCGTCCTTTCGGTAACAGAAACCAGCATAATATTCATCACACCAATACCACCAACCACCAGCGAAATAACCGCGACTAACGTTAGAAACAGTTGCATAGTCTGGGTGGTTTTTTCCGCTGTTTTTACAAAAGTGTCAAGGTTATAGGTGAAAATATCCTTTTTACCATGGCGCAACGTGAGTAAGCGGGTCAGTTGCTGTTCTACCGTTTTCGCATCGTAACCGTCTTTCACCCTAACAACAAAGCTCTCATAGTATGGACGGTTCAGAATTTTACTATTCACCGTAGTATCCGGTAACCAAACCGATAGCGACTTACTCGAACCAAAAGTCGATTTTTTCTCTTCAAGCACACCGATAACCGTTACAGGCATATTACCAATGAGCAAAGTTTCGCCAATAACATTTTCTTGTTTAGGGAAAAAGCGGCGCTTAGTATTGGCATCAATAACCACCACTTGTGCGCGCTTATCCACCATATCTTGCGTGAAACTCATACCTTCTGAAAATTTAGAGGCATAAACATTAAAATAATCCCGACCAACACCGGTGAGCTGTGCCGAAGCGTCAACATTCCCTTTTCTTAAGCGTGTTGAGTGGTTGAGCTCGCCAGAAATCGCGTACACATAAGGCTGTTTTGCTAATGCATCAATATCTGAGGCTCTTAAGGACTGACGATTTTTTGCATCATCGTACCCAAAGTCTTCCCCTGGATAAATTGAAATGGTATTCGTCCCGATTGATTTTATATCATTAAGGACCATACCTTGAGCAGCATCACCGATCACCATTATTGATACCACCGACGCAATGCCAATGATAATCCCCAGCATAGTCAGCAATGTACGCATCTTATTAACGACCATGGCACGCCAAGCCATTAATAAGGCCTCACTAAACCGCCCATACGCCTGAGCTAAAGAGAATTTTCGTGGGGGAGCTTTTGGTAATGAATTTGTTCGTTTCGTGGCTTTGCTACCCGAGTCATTCAAAATCTCGCCATCTTTAATTTCGATAATACGTTCCGCTTGTTGAGCAATTTCAGGGTCATGCGTGACAATAATTACGGTATGCCCTTGGGCACAGAGGTCTTTTAAAATATTCATGACCTCTTCCCCCGAATGGCTATCCAGTGCTCCTGTTGGCTCATCCGCGAGAATTATCTGCCCACCATTCATAAGAGCGCGAGCAATACTCACGCGCTGTTGTTGCCCACCAGACAACTGACTTGGGCGATAATCAACTCGCTCCCCTAACCCTAGACGCTGTAATAGCTGGGCTGCTCGCTCACGACGTTGGTTTTTACCCGCCCCTGCATACACCGCAGGCACCTCAACATTTTGTTCCGCGCTTAAATGACTCAGTAAATGGTAACGTTGAAAAATAAAGCCAAAATGCTCTCGGCGCAGTTCTGCCAATTGGTCGTTATCTAACGTTGCAACGCTTTGACCATCAATGCAATAATTCCCTTCAGTTGGTTTATCTAAGCACCCAATAATATTCATGAGCGTGGATTTACCTGAACCAGAAGCACCAATAATCGCCACCATCTCACCTGCATTAATTTGCAGTGAGACATTTTTTAAGACTGTAACTTGGTTTTCGCCTTCCCCGTAGCGGCGAGTGATCCCTTGAAGATCAATTAACGCAGACATAGTTAGTATTCCGTCTCGCTATGGCCAATGACCACTTTGTCACCTTCATTTAGGCCTTTGGTAATTTCCACATACACATCATTTCGACCACCAATTTCAACGTGTTTTTTCTCGACTTTATTGCCTTGAAGGATATCCACTTCATAGGTTTGTGGTGAAATTTCATTGCCTAATGCAGATAGCGGTAGTAACAGAACATTTTTACGTGACTCTAATTCAATAGTGACCTGAGCGGTCATTTGTAATTTCAATAAATGTTGCGGATTGGGTACCTCAAAGCGCGCATAATAGAAAATGGCATCATTGATTTTTTCAGGTGTTGGTAAAATATCTTTTAGTTGCCCTGAGAATTTTTTATCTGGAGCGCCTAAGACGGTAAACGAGGCATCTTGCCCAGGCTCCAAATAAATCACATCGGCTTCAGAAACTTCCGCTTTTACTAGCATCGTGTCTAAATCCGCAAGTGTTAAAATCGTTGGTGCTTCCTGAGCAGCAATAACCGTCTGCCCTTGTAATGTTTTAATAAAGGTGACAATGCCATCCATTGGAGCCGTAATTTGAGTGTATTTCAAATTTGTTTTTGCCGAATCTAAAGTGGCTTGGTTACGCTTAATTTGCGCTTGATAAGTGGCAACTTGCGCTTTTTTCACTTCTACATCAGTTTTGGCTTTATCAAGCTCTTGTTGGGAAACGGCTTGCTGTTTCGCTAGGCTTAAATGACGTTGATAAGTCAGTTGAGCAAGGCGAAGTTCCGCTTGAACTAATGATAGATTCGCTTCAAGTTCACGAGTCATCGCTTCAGACTCAGTCACATCATTTTGGGCTTTTTTCGGGTCAATAACGGCTAATAAATCACCTTTTTTAACATAATCACCCTCTTTAACATACAGAGTTTGTAGTTGCCCACTCACTTGAGCCCCCACATCGACTTTACGTACAGCGTCAAGTTTTCCCGTTGCCAGCACTTGTTTATCTAAATCGCCTCGAGTGACATCTACGGTTTGAAAAACCTCTTCTTCCTCACGATTAAAAAGAAACCCAGCAGTGACTAGGGCAACAATAATGATTGCCAAATAAATCGGCCACTTTTTCTTAGGCTTTGCCTTCATGTTTATTCGCTTCCTATGAACAAAAAGAGGGCATTGCCCTCTAAGATCGCTGACAACTTGTAAAAGGAGGTGACTTTCCAATTTGTTGCCAGCTAAAAACTAATGATCAAATTATATATCACTTAAGTTATCAATTGATTCAACATGAGATAAACCTAAGAGTGGGATTTCTCAATAATCCATCAACAACCCGTAAAATTTATCGATATCACCATTAATTTGCTTTACCCCTTGCCAACCATGCCACACGAGAAAACATACTTTTCAACTGTAGCGGGATACTATCTGGACCTAACTCAGCCGCCCGATTAACAGTAGCTAATGCTAAATCCGGCTTCGATGTACGTGAAATCGCCTTAATAATCACTCGCCTTGTTGAAACCTTTGCATTATCTGGAATATCAGCAATTTCATGATAAAGTTTTCGAAACCCTTCACGATATAGGAAATGTTCCATATCTGGTGCGGGTAGCATCGTTAGCCTATCTCTATCTGAGGAATTAATTTTATTAGCATAATGCGTCGCTGTTGCCGCATATTTACGCCCTGCTTCATCACCATCAGTTAAAACATGCCATTCAATTCCCATTTTATTGGCAAACTTTAGCAGTGGTTTCAAACCACTTTGCGCAAATGCAATAACTTTTATTCCTTCTGTTTCAAAGTAATAGTTACACTGGCGCGAGAATTCATTCATCAGCCAAATTTCAGTTTCCCCTTCAACTAATAACCAACAGCGAGCGAACAAGGCTGACGGACGATTAAAGCGAATATGGAAAGAAATTTTACGTAATTCTTCAGCACTCAAATCATTTTCATTTAAACGATAAGCTGAAACCTTATTCGTATTACGAACCAAACGACATAAATCCTCCAAAGGCGCTAATGAAAGTAGCTCCCCTGAATTCGTCGTGGTGATCCTCTGTAGAGAAAATAAGCTAAATAAGCCCCATGCAATGGAGAGCATAATTGGGTGCAAACGCGTTTCAGGGTCTTCAACAATAATCAATGGCCGAGCGTATTTATCTAAATGAATATTGCCCTTTGATTGTAATAAAGAAGAAAACATCCCTAAAATGATTAACCGAATATTACGTTGATTTGGTTTGGCAATTAACCGGTTAATATTATCAAGCGCTTTCCAACCGCGTTTACGCGGTTCTATTTTAACCATTGAATTATCTGAACGAATAATATGGGAGCTTTGCCCAGAGAAGTAATGGCTAAGCAACTGTTGCATGGCATCAACCCCATCACAGAGATCTTCATCACTTAAGCGTTCAGGGTTGTTGACCAATGCGCTAGTGAGTTCCTTAATACGAGCATTAAATAAGTCACGTACCTCTTTTTGCCCTGAAACAATCGTTTCTGGATTAAGTGAGTGTAAAAAACGCGCATCACGAAGGCGAATAACAGGATACAACCGAATAATTTCTTTAATATATTTACCGACGTTGTCCAATGAAAGTTTATTACCACCTGCATTTAAAAAGCTTTTATCGACAACTATCGTGTCATCATCTTTAAGTTCTGCACTAACACGATAAAAAATATGTTTAAGGTCATCACCGTTATCTACCCAAACTGAGGCTAAGTTATGAAAACGATAGGATTGATGACGCCCTTTGCGGCGTTCACAAAATTTTAAGACTATCTGCAATGAACGGTAACGTGACTCATCATTCCCTGCGGGATAGTGAAAATCATGAAGACTGAATTGGTAATCTATATGTTCAGGAGAAAGAAGAAGGTCAAGTGCATCAAGTAAGCTCGACTTTCCCCATGAATTCTCGCCAACTAAAACTGTACTGTTATTCAGTTCTAATGAAAGGCGGTTAATCCCTCTAAATCCGTATATTTCCACACGTTCCAGGTACATATCACTCTCCTTGGAATATTTTTAGTTCACCCTAAATATTATTAGTTTTCATTACATATCGGGTGATTCCGTCAATTGGATATACTAAAGAACAATATTTAGAGCTTACCGATTAACCTTCTTTATTACTATAACTATGTATGTAAAATAAAAATTCTTCATAGCAAAATAGCAAACTATGTTGAGCATCTAATTGCAGTGTTATAAAATAGTAAAACTTTTATTTTTAGTGTTTTTGACCTATTTTTTATTAGTTAGCCAATAAAAACATTTTATAACAAAAAGAACTTTTAGCACGGGGCGTTAAATCGGATTTGTACTTCAATAACCTAAATAAATAAAATTGTATAACCCTTTGTTTATATTTAGCTAGTCGATGAGATAACCTCTAAGGATGCGGCCATGTATTCAGGACTCTTAATTATTCTTCTACCATTAACGCTTGGTTATCTTATTCCTATTAAAAACAAGCAAATTCTCCATCGAGTACACCAATCCTTGAATTCAATGGTGTATGTTATTTTATTTTTAATGGGAATTACTCTCGCACTTCTTGAAAATTTAAGTGTTCACTTATTTTCTATTTTAATTTATGCAGTTACCTTTTTTGGTTGCATATTTTCATTGAATGTAATCTCACTGTTATTGCTGGATAAATTTGATCCTTGGAAAATTCCGCAACATAAACAAGAAAAACCACCTTCACGAATCAAAATGGTGCTCGAATCCTTACAACTATGCGGAGTGTTACTACTCGGATTTGTCGTTGGCCTAACTCATTTTGATTTTCTGCACTATGCCGACAAAGGGAGCCAATTGGCGTTAATGCTACTGCTATTACTCGTCGGTATCCAGCTACGTAACAGTGGCATGAGCATCAAGCAAATTTTAATCAACCGCCGCGGTACAACCATTGCGTTTGTCATGGCAGTCAGTGCATTAGCGGGTGGTGCGTTAGCCGCGTTCTTACTAGACCTTCCCGTGAAAATGGGGTTAGCGCTGGCTTCTGGCTTTGGCTGGTACTCATTAACAGGGATTGTCCTCACCGATGCTTATGGCCCAGTCATGGGGAGCGCAGCTTTTTTCAATGATTTAGCAAGGGAACTTGCTGCAATCATGCTTATCCCAATTATTATTAACCGTTACCGCTCAACCGCTCTTGGCATTTGTGGTTCAACATCAATGGATTTTACACTGCCTGTTTTACAACGCAGTGGTGGGGTTTCAATTGTCCCTGCTGCTATTGTTCACGGCTTCGTACTGAGTCTTATTACGCCAATTCTCATGGCCTTCTTTACATAGGTAAAATTTCAGTCACAATAGCTGTTAATTTGCGTGAATCAGGAAATTAACATGACAGATAAACAACGTGTTTTAGTGTTGGGCGCTAGTGGCTATATTGGTCAGAATCTGATCCCTAAACTCATTGAGCAAGGATATGACGTAACAGCAGGTGCACGTCGTGTTGATTGGATGTTATCTCAAGGCTGGCAAGATACCCAATGCATTTATGTGGATCTTCACGACCCTGAAACACTAAAAGGTGTCATGGAAGGCATCGATATTGTTTATTTCCTCGTTCATAGCATGGCCGACCAAGCCAATTTAGTCGAGCGTGAGCGTGCAGCCGCTCGCAACGTGCAACAAGCCCTTGAAGGCTCAAGCGTTAAACATGTTATCTATCTCAGTGCATTACAACACGGGCATACCTATTCACCACACCTAATTGCTCGACGTTTAACCGGTGATATTTTACGTGAAAGCCAAATCCCTGTTACCGAAATCCGCTCATCAATTATCGTTGGGTCTGGTTCTGCCGCATTCGAAATTATGCGTGATATGGTCTACAACTTAGCGATTTTAACGCCACCACGTTGGGTTCGTTCTAAATCGTCACCTATCGCCCTATCGAATATTTTGTATTATTTAACGCAACTGGCAAAAATACCAACAACTGAGAATCGGATTTTTGATGCAGGTGGCCCTGAGTTTATTAGCTACCAAGAGCTATTTAAGCGCTTTATTAAAGTCAGTGGTAAGCGGCGTTTACTTATTCCTATTCCGATCCCCATTAGTATGATTTCCGTGCATTTCATCAGTTTGATCACCTCCGTACCACCGTCAATCGCTAAGGAGTTAATTCAAGGCTTGCAGCACGACCTTCCCGCGGATGATAAAGCGTTACGAGAACTGATCCCCCAAACCTTAATTTCTTTTGATGATGCCGTTAGAACGACTTTAGCAGAAGAAGCCGATGCCGTTGATAACGCAGATTGGGGTTATGACCCAGAAGTCAGAAAACGCTGGCGTCCCGGCTATGGCTATTACCCAAAACAAGCGGGAGCAACCCTTGGAACAACAGCCAGTTCAGAATCGCTTTGGTATACAGTGCAACAAATCGGCGGAAAAAACGGCTATTTCTATGCCAATGGCCTGTGGAAAACTCGCGCCATTATGGACGATATGATGTTAAATAAAGTGAAGTACGGCCGCCCCGATCGTGAACAGCTCCAACTCGGTGATGAGATTGACGGCTGGCGCGTAATTAATCTTGAACCTAATAAACAACTTAGCTTGTTATTTGGTATGAAAGCCCCAGGACTTGGCCGCTTAACTTTTACTATTCATGATAGCGGGAACCGCCGTTCAATTGATGTTAGAGCATGGTGGCACCCAGCTGGCTTTTGCGGCCTACTCTATTGGTTTGCCATGATGCCCGCACATTTATTTATTTTTAAGGGAATGGCAAAACGCATCAGCGAACTGGCTTATGAGCGAGATAAACAACTCGCTAAAGAACAGCAAGCAGAGCAACTGACCGTTAAATCGGAATAATTTTAGCGTAAAAACCAAATTTTTATGCAGAAATTATTGCATAAATATGCTCATAGGATTAATATCGCGGGTAGTGAAATAAGATATTATTGGTACACATGAGCATTCAATTAAAAAACATCAACTGTTTCTATGGTTCCCATCAGGCACTCTTTGATATCAATCTAGAGTGTTCTGCTGGTGAGACTATGGTATTACTTGGGCCAAGCGGGGCTGGTAAAAGCTCATTGTTACGTGTCCTCAATTTATTAGAAATGCCACGTTCAGGCCACTTGAATATTGTGGGTCAGCAATTTGACTTTTCTTCAGCTCCAGATGCGAAAGCGATTCGTGAGCTGCGTCAAAATGTAGGGATGGTATTTCAACAATATAATCTGTGGCCTCATCTGAGCGTTATGGACAACTTAATTGAAGCACCTTGCCGCGTATTAAAATTATCAAAGCAAGAAGCGCAAGCAAAAGCGTCTAAGTTATTAGAACGCTTACGGTTGTCGCAATTTGCTGATCGCTACCCCTTACATTTATCGGGTGGTCAGCAACAGCGTGTTGCGATTGCAAGAGCGCTAATGATGGAACCAAAAGTTTTATTATTTGATGAACCAACCGCGGCACTTGACCCAGAAATCACCGCTCAAGTTGTTGATATTATTCGTGAACTATCTGCAACTGGGATTACACAAGTTATCGTCACTCACGAAGTAGAAATTGCTCGCAAAACCGCTAGCCGTGTCGTGTATATGGAAAACGGCCATATAGTAGAACAAGGGGATGCAAGCCATTTCACTGCACCTCAAACAGAAGCATTTGCAAATTATCTGTCACATTAATAGATATAGGATTAAGCAATGAAAAAAATTATATTAGCTGCACTGCTGGGCGCTGTAACCCTATCTGCAACTGCTGCGGAAAAAGAAACCATCCGTTTTGCAACAGAAGCGACTTACGCACCTTTTGAAATGTTCGATAAGAATAACCAAATCGTTGGCTTTGACGTTGATTTAGCCAATGCAATGTGTGAAAAAATGAATGCAACTTGTACATTTACTCACCAATCTTTCGACAGCTTAATTCCTAGCTTAAAATTCCGTCGCTTTGAAGCATTAATGGCAGGTATCGATATTACCCCTGAGCGCCAACAGCAAGTAGATTTCACTGAGACTTACTACCCTAACTCAGCAGAATTTATTGCTGTAAAAGAAAAAATCAGCTCAGTAGACCAATTAAAAGATAAAAAAATTGGTGTTCAAAACGGAACCACTCACCAAAAATACATCATGGAACAACATAAAGGGATGACAACCGTTCCTTATGATAACTACCAATCTGCTATTTTAGACCTACAAAATGGTCGTATCGATGCCGTCTTCGGTGATACCGCAGTTGCTGACGAATGGTTAAAAGCTAAAGGTAACGAAAACTTAGCTGCTGTTGGTGAAAAAGTGACTGACCCACAATATTTCGGTATTGGTTTAGGTATTGCGGTTCGTAAAGGGAATAAAGAGCTGTTGGATAAAATGAATAAAGCCTTAGCTGAAGTTAAAGCAGACGGCACTTATGATGCTATCCACAAAAAATGGTTTCAACAGTAATTGATATAATTAATGAGCAACTTTCTATTTTTAACAAGTGCCGCCGGTATCACCGTCGGCCTTGCTGTTTCTGCACTGGTTTTGGGGCTGATCCTCGCCATGTTATTTACTGCGTGGGAGTCCGTTCGTTTTAAACCTATTGCCTTTTTAGGGACCTGCTGGGTTACCTTGATCCGCGGTCTACCTGAATTATTGGTCGTATTATTTGTCTACTTCGGTACATTACAACTGATCAATTTGTTTGGTGATGGGTTCGATATAAACCTCGGTTTTTGGCAAACCACTATTCAAATCGACCCCAGCATTTTCTTTGCTAATAGTGGCGAATTTGACTATACCCCATTTGTTTGTGGTGTTATTGCCCTTGCCTTGTTGTACGCCTCTTATGCATCACAAACATTAAGAGGAGCTTTAAAAGCAGTACCTTATGGCCAGTGGGAAGCAGGTTTTGCATTAGGTTTAAACAAACGCACTATTTTCTTTCGGTTCATTATG includes these proteins:
- a CDS encoding lysine exporter LysO family protein gives rise to the protein MYSGLLIILLPLTLGYLIPIKNKQILHRVHQSLNSMVYVILFLMGITLALLENLSVHLFSILIYAVTFFGCIFSLNVISLLLLDKFDPWKIPQHKQEKPPSRIKMVLESLQLCGVLLLGFVVGLTHFDFLHYADKGSQLALMLLLLLVGIQLRNSGMSIKQILINRRGTTIAFVMAVSALAGGALAAFLLDLPVKMGLALASGFGWYSLTGIVLTDAYGPVMGSAAFFNDLARELAAIMLIPIIINRYRSTALGICGSTSMDFTLPVLQRSGGVSIVPAAIVHGFVLSLITPILMAFFT
- a CDS encoding mannonate dehydratase, giving the protein MKLGFGLYRHMLNDEHYAFAKQCGATHIVVHMVDYFNSNERFSRSDQPIGDNDGWGTAVGDVWTVDELIKIRDRMQEFGLTFYAIENFDPCHWDDILFDGPKKLEQLEVVKNIIRNVGKAGIPVFGYNFSLAGVAGRVIENKARGGAQTVGLSGINEDILEPMPDNMAWNMKINNHSAGYRPETTTEQLWERLTWFLNHIIPVAEEAGVRLAAHPDDPPLEFVRGQPRLVNQPHLYQKLLDIKPSKSNALEFCLGTIAEMSEGNVYEAVQQYASQDAMAYVHFRNVKGKVPHYHETFIDEGDIDMLKVLAILKENNYTGVLIPDHTPQMSCDAPWHAGMAYAMGYMQALLKVLK
- a CDS encoding DUF2867 domain-containing protein, translating into MTDKQRVLVLGASGYIGQNLIPKLIEQGYDVTAGARRVDWMLSQGWQDTQCIYVDLHDPETLKGVMEGIDIVYFLVHSMADQANLVERERAAARNVQQALEGSSVKHVIYLSALQHGHTYSPHLIARRLTGDILRESQIPVTEIRSSIIVGSGSAAFEIMRDMVYNLAILTPPRWVRSKSSPIALSNILYYLTQLAKIPTTENRIFDAGGPEFISYQELFKRFIKVSGKRRLLIPIPIPISMISVHFISLITSVPPSIAKELIQGLQHDLPADDKALRELIPQTLISFDDAVRTTLAEEADAVDNADWGYDPEVRKRWRPGYGYYPKQAGATLGTTASSESLWYTVQQIGGKNGYFYANGLWKTRAIMDDMMLNKVKYGRPDREQLQLGDEIDGWRVINLEPNKQLSLLFGMKAPGLGRLTFTIHDSGNRRSIDVRAWWHPAGFCGLLYWFAMMPAHLFIFKGMAKRISELAYERDKQLAKEQQAEQLTVKSE
- the macA gene encoding macrolide transporter subunit MacA; this translates as MKAKPKKKWPIYLAIIIVALVTAGFLFNREEEEVFQTVDVTRGDLDKQVLATGKLDAVRKVDVGAQVSGQLQTLYVKEGDYVKKGDLLAVIDPKKAQNDVTESEAMTRELEANLSLVQAELRLAQLTYQRHLSLAKQQAVSQQELDKAKTDVEVKKAQVATYQAQIKRNQATLDSAKTNLKYTQITAPMDGIVTFIKTLQGQTVIAAQEAPTILTLADLDTMLVKAEVSEADVIYLEPGQDASFTVLGAPDKKFSGQLKDILPTPEKINDAIFYYARFEVPNPQHLLKLQMTAQVTIELESRKNVLLLPLSALGNEISPQTYEVDILQGNKVEKKHVEIGGRNDVYVEITKGLNEGDKVVIGHSETEY
- a CDS encoding DUF2813 domain-containing protein — its product is MYLERVEIYGFRGINRLSLELNNSTVLVGENSWGKSSLLDALDLLLSPEHIDYQFSLHDFHYPAGNDESRYRSLQIVLKFCERRKGRHQSYRFHNLASVWVDNGDDLKHIFYRVSAELKDDDTIVVDKSFLNAGGNKLSLDNVGKYIKEIIRLYPVIRLRDARFLHSLNPETIVSGQKEVRDLFNARIKELTSALVNNPERLSDEDLCDGVDAMQQLLSHYFSGQSSHIIRSDNSMVKIEPRKRGWKALDNINRLIAKPNQRNIRLIILGMFSSLLQSKGNIHLDKYARPLIIVEDPETRLHPIMLSIAWGLFSLFSLQRITTTNSGELLSLAPLEDLCRLVRNTNKVSAYRLNENDLSAEELRKISFHIRFNRPSALFARCWLLVEGETEIWLMNEFSRQCNYYFETEGIKVIAFAQSGLKPLLKFANKMGIEWHVLTDGDEAGRKYAATATHYANKINSSDRDRLTMLPAPDMEHFLYREGFRKLYHEIADIPDNAKVSTRRVIIKAISRTSKPDLALATVNRAAELGPDSIPLQLKSMFSRVAWLARGKAN
- the macB gene encoding macrolide ABC transporter ATP-binding protein/permease MacB, translating into MSALIDLQGITRRYGEGENQVTVLKNVSLQINAGEMVAIIGASGSGKSTLMNIIGCLDKPTEGNYCIDGQSVATLDNDQLAELRREHFGFIFQRYHLLSHLSAEQNVEVPAVYAGAGKNQRRERAAQLLQRLGLGERVDYRPSQLSGGQQQRVSIARALMNGGQIILADEPTGALDSHSGEEVMNILKDLCAQGHTVIIVTHDPEIAQQAERIIEIKDGEILNDSGSKATKRTNSLPKAPPRKFSLAQAYGRFSEALLMAWRAMVVNKMRTLLTMLGIIIGIASVVSIMVIGDAAQGMVLNDIKSIGTNTISIYPGEDFGYDDAKNRQSLRASDIDALAKQPYVYAISGELNHSTRLRKGNVDASAQLTGVGRDYFNVYASKFSEGMSFTQDMVDKRAQVVVIDANTKRRFFPKQENVIGETLLIGNMPVTVIGVLEEKKSTFGSSKSLSVWLPDTTVNSKILNRPYYESFVVRVKDGYDAKTVEQQLTRLLTLRHGKKDIFTYNLDTFVKTAEKTTQTMQLFLTLVAVISLVVGGIGVMNIMLVSVTERTREIGIRMAVGARTSDVMQQFLIEAVLVCLMGGLMGIGLSYGISLLAQMALPGWTFSFDPVALVSAFVCSTAIGIIFGFLPARNAARLNPIDALARE
- a CDS encoding MFS transporter; translation: MFKKIRWNLVLFISLGGMINYMDRSAFAIAAPVFSKDLNLTPSEMGILFSSFSIGYALFNFIGGYASDKYGPKKVFAVSMALWSIFCGMIGVTVGFISMLIIRTLFGAAEGPFAATLNKMVNNWFPKKEVATAIGIATAGNPIGGAIAGPIMGILIITTGWRVAFFILAAIGFIWLIGWLKIAKDKPEQHKKISKEELEYILSDDNNVESKTTNTISKPLSFYIKSPTILATTLAFFSLNYILFFFLSWFPSYLSNVQNLSIKDMSIVSIIPWLLGAIGMALGGILCDFVLKKTNKPLFSRKIVLVSCLGISAILVFLVGNVTRVESAVALMAFGIFFLYLSATTYWAILQDTVAKNNIGAVGGFVHAMANVAGILGPIITGYIIEWSGMYSIAFFVAGGIGIVGAISVALYVKPLNLTN